The Flavobacterium piscisymbiosum genome includes a region encoding these proteins:
- the ubiE gene encoding bifunctional demethylmenaquinone methyltransferase/2-methoxy-6-polyprenyl-1,4-benzoquinol methylase UbiE, with the protein MSEKITPYKDSSLGKKEQVAQMFDNISGNYDNLNRVISFGIDIKWRKKVLKIVSDKKPKVILDIATGTGDLAILMTQTNAEKIIGLDISAGMLEVGKKKIAEKGLSNLIDMVLGDSEKIPFEDNYFDAITVGFGVRNFEHLEKGFAEILRVLKPNGVFVILETSVPDKTPYKQGYKFYSKNILPIIGKLFSKDNSAYGYLSESAAVFPYGEALNNILRKIGFIDVVSMPQTFGVATIYSASKK; encoded by the coding sequence ATGTCTGAAAAAATAACCCCATATAAAGACTCTTCTTTAGGTAAAAAAGAGCAAGTTGCCCAAATGTTTGATAACATCTCAGGGAACTACGACAATTTGAATCGCGTAATTTCATTTGGAATCGATATTAAATGGAGAAAAAAAGTATTAAAAATAGTTTCGGATAAAAAACCCAAAGTTATTCTTGATATCGCAACCGGAACTGGAGACCTTGCCATTTTGATGACGCAAACAAATGCCGAAAAAATAATTGGTCTGGATATTTCTGCAGGTATGCTGGAAGTTGGGAAAAAGAAAATCGCAGAAAAAGGATTATCAAATTTAATTGATATGGTTTTGGGAGATTCTGAAAAAATTCCTTTTGAAGACAATTATTTCGATGCTATAACCGTTGGTTTTGGGGTTAGAAATTTTGAACATTTAGAAAAAGGTTTTGCTGAAATTTTAAGAGTTCTAAAACCTAATGGTGTTTTTGTAATTCTGGAAACTTCGGTTCCTGACAAAACTCCTTATAAACAAGGTTATAAATTTTACAGCAAAAATATACTTCCTATCATTGGTAAATTGTTTTCTAAAGACAATTCTGCTTATGGTTATTTATCTGAATCTGCTGCAGTTTTTCCTTATGGAGAAGCTTTAAACAATATTTTAAGAAAAATTGGGTTTATAGATGTTGTATCCATGCCTCAAACTTTTGGGGTTGCCACCATTTATTCTGCATCTAAAAAATAG
- a CDS encoding thymidylate synthase has protein sequence MKQYLDLVQHVLENGCQKGDRTGTGTKSVFGYQMRFDLSEGFPMVTTKKLHLKSIIYELLWFLKGDTNIKYLQENGVKIWDAWADSNGDLGPVYGHQWRNWNSEEIDQISELITELKTNPNSRRMLVSAWNPSVLPDTKKSFEENVANNKAALPPCHAFFQFYVSSPDPEKGEIKGKLSCQLYQRSADIFLGVPFNIASYALLTMMIAQVCDLEYGEFIHTFGDAHIYNNHFEQLELQLTREPKPLPKMILNPEIKNIFDFDYNDFTLLDYEPHAGIKGSVAV, from the coding sequence ATGAAACAATACTTAGATTTAGTACAACATGTTTTAGAAAACGGTTGTCAAAAAGGAGATAGAACAGGAACGGGAACTAAAAGTGTTTTTGGTTACCAAATGCGTTTTGATTTAAGTGAAGGTTTCCCAATGGTAACAACCAAAAAATTACACTTAAAATCTATCATTTATGAACTTCTTTGGTTCTTAAAAGGTGATACCAATATAAAATATCTTCAGGAAAATGGGGTGAAAATTTGGGATGCCTGGGCAGATTCTAATGGAGATTTAGGCCCTGTTTACGGACACCAATGGCGTAATTGGAATAGTGAAGAAATTGATCAGATCTCTGAATTGATTACAGAACTTAAAACAAACCCTAATAGCCGAAGAATGTTGGTTTCAGCATGGAATCCATCGGTTTTACCTGATACAAAAAAGTCATTTGAAGAAAATGTTGCCAACAATAAAGCAGCCTTACCTCCATGTCATGCTTTTTTTCAGTTTTATGTAAGCAGTCCTGATCCTGAAAAAGGAGAGATAAAAGGAAAATTATCCTGCCAATTGTACCAGCGAAGTGCTGATATATTTTTAGGAGTTCCATTTAATATTGCTTCTTACGCATTATTAACGATGATGATTGCTCAGGTTTGTGATCTGGAATATGGAGAATTCATTCACACTTTTGGAGACGCACATATTTATAACAATCACTTCGAACAATTAGAATTGCAATTGACCCGTGAGCCAAAACCATTACCAAAAATGATCTTAAATCCAGAGATTAAAAACATTTTTGATTTTGATTATAATGACTTTACACTTTTAGATTATGAACCACATGCGGGAATAAAAGGAAGTGTTGCTGTATAA
- a CDS encoding BamA/TamA family outer membrane protein — MKKNSTKITAFILIAIFICGCNAVKRVPDGKNLLVKNTILVNGKATNDEIASNQMYQKPNGTLLGYRLRLNLYNLANLNPDSTYQAKFKNHPGLYERQAKILSAKQVDRLGQSFLYKGIHEFLKNTGEPPVVIDTAKTKKSLLRLKFYYFNNGYFNVATDYSIDSVARKKAKINYLITTGPAYTLDTINTNIKTPALDSLYRTNNEPSFLKSGKQYKTADFEDEKNRLTTYFRNHGAYFFQPTYVTFDIDTIGKKNKADVTLIINNNNIQERDSSRTEPFKLYKISDVNIYTDYSPANAKTKITDSTTYNNFNLYSHKKLKYKPRAITDAVFITKGNYFSDTRTTLSSRYLNNLKIFNYPSIQYEVDKRDSTAQSLIANVYLTPRKKYSFGASLDVTHSNIQDFGIGASISETIRNVFNRAETLEISARLNVGSSKDMANPNDNFFNVSEYGLDLKLNFPRILLPFGTEKIIPKRMIPSTSITAGFSKQRNIGLDKENFTGGLAYNWSPKRNNTAKLELLNAQFVRNLNPNNYFNVYTSSYNELNNIASAYNIESTNVDTSGNLIIPEGANNFTKEVLTDQTVLRPGDSQYKDVQSIEERRIRLTENDFILATSYTFTKTTKKDLADNTFYQFKTKIESAGTLLSAISSIAKLPENSRGNYEIFNLEYSEYIKTEFDYIKHWDFGKEKVLAVRSFFGIAIPFGNSDYIPFSRSYYSGGSNDNRAWQPYSLGPGSTNAANDFNEANMKIALSAEFRFKVFGDVKGAIFADAGNIWNVLDNVIDEKAKFSGVNDLAEIALGSGFGLRYDLSFFVIRLDLGFKTYNPAHEKGDRWFKEYNFGHSVLNFGINYPF, encoded by the coding sequence TTGAAAAAGAATTCCACAAAAATAACAGCATTTATTCTAATAGCAATATTTATTTGCGGTTGTAATGCTGTAAAAAGAGTTCCAGATGGAAAAAACCTTCTTGTAAAAAATACTATTCTTGTAAATGGAAAGGCTACGAACGACGAAATAGCTTCTAACCAAATGTACCAAAAACCAAATGGTACTTTGTTAGGATATCGTTTACGTTTAAATTTATACAACTTAGCCAACTTAAATCCGGATTCTACTTATCAGGCAAAATTTAAAAATCATCCTGGTTTATATGAACGTCAGGCTAAAATATTATCGGCAAAGCAAGTAGACCGACTTGGACAATCTTTTTTGTATAAAGGTATTCATGAATTTCTAAAAAATACAGGCGAACCTCCTGTGGTTATTGATACTGCAAAAACAAAAAAATCTCTTTTACGTTTAAAGTTCTACTACTTTAATAATGGTTATTTTAATGTAGCAACAGATTATAGTATTGATAGTGTTGCCAGAAAAAAAGCTAAAATAAATTACCTTATTACAACCGGTCCGGCTTATACTCTGGACACTATTAACACGAATATCAAGACTCCGGCGCTGGATTCATTATACAGAACCAACAACGAACCTTCGTTTTTAAAATCCGGAAAACAATATAAAACTGCTGATTTTGAAGATGAAAAAAACCGTCTTACGACTTACTTTAGAAACCACGGTGCTTATTTCTTTCAACCTACTTATGTAACTTTTGACATTGATACTATTGGCAAAAAGAACAAAGCTGATGTAACTTTAATCATCAACAACAATAATATTCAGGAAAGAGATTCCAGCAGAACAGAGCCTTTTAAACTATACAAAATCAGCGATGTTAACATTTATACGGATTATTCTCCGGCAAATGCAAAAACAAAAATAACAGATAGTACAACGTACAATAACTTCAATCTGTACAGTCACAAAAAATTAAAATACAAACCGCGAGCGATTACTGATGCTGTTTTTATCACTAAAGGAAATTATTTTTCTGACACCAGAACAACTCTTTCTTCAAGATATTTAAACAACTTAAAGATCTTTAATTATCCTTCAATTCAATATGAAGTTGACAAACGCGACTCAACGGCACAATCCTTAATTGCAAATGTGTATCTGACACCAAGAAAGAAATATAGTTTTGGCGCCTCTCTTGACGTAACCCATTCTAATATTCAGGATTTTGGTATTGGAGCCAGTATTTCTGAAACGATTCGAAATGTATTTAACAGGGCTGAAACGCTTGAAATTTCGGCACGTTTAAATGTAGGTTCATCGAAAGACATGGCAAATCCTAACGATAATTTCTTTAACGTATCAGAGTATGGTTTGGATTTAAAACTGAATTTCCCGAGAATTTTACTGCCTTTTGGCACTGAAAAAATTATCCCGAAAAGAATGATTCCTTCTACCAGCATCACTGCAGGTTTCTCTAAACAAAGAAACATAGGTCTTGACAAAGAAAATTTTACAGGAGGTCTTGCCTATAACTGGTCTCCAAAAAGAAACAATACTGCCAAACTTGAATTGCTTAATGCCCAGTTCGTACGAAATCTAAATCCTAATAATTATTTTAATGTTTATACTTCTTCCTATAATGAATTAAACAATATTGCAAGCGCATATAACATAGAATCCACTAATGTTGATACTAGCGGAAACCTAATTATTCCTGAGGGAGCAAACAACTTTACAAAAGAAGTATTAACAGACCAAACGGTATTAAGGCCGGGAGATAGCCAATATAAAGACGTACAAAGCATAGAAGAAAGAAGAATTCGTCTGACCGAAAATGACTTTATTTTAGCCACTAGTTACACTTTTACCAAAACCACTAAAAAAGATCTTGCTGATAATACCTTTTATCAGTTTAAAACCAAAATAGAATCTGCCGGTACTTTACTATCCGCCATTTCAAGCATTGCAAAGCTTCCTGAAAATTCCAGAGGCAACTATGAAATATTCAACTTAGAATATTCAGAATATATAAAAACCGAATTTGATTATATCAAACACTGGGATTTTGGAAAAGAAAAAGTATTGGCCGTGAGAAGCTTTTTTGGGATAGCCATTCCGTTTGGCAATTCAGATTACATTCCGTTTTCACGAAGTTATTATTCAGGAGGTTCAAACGATAACCGTGCATGGCAACCTTACTCTTTGGGTCCGGGAAGTACGAATGCAGCGAACGATTTTAACGAAGCAAATATGAAGATTGCTTTGAGTGCAGAATTCCGTTTTAAAGTTTTTGGAGATGTGAAGGGAGCGATCTTTGCAGACGCCGGAAATATCTGGAATGTGCTCGATAATGTCATCGACGAGAAGGCAAAATTCTCTGGCGTAAACGATTTAGCTGAAATTGCTTTGGGTTCAGGATTTGGTTTACGTTACGATTTAAGCTTTTTTGTAATTCGTTTAGATTTAGGCTTTAAGACTTATAATCCGGCGCATGAGAAGGGAGACCGTTGGTTCAAAGAATACAATTTTGGTCATTCGGTTTTAAATTTTGGGATAAATTATCCGTTCTAA
- a CDS encoding dihydrofolate reductase has protein sequence MIIMIAAVAENNELGKNNELVWHLPNDFKRFKSLTTNHHIIMGRKTFESFPKPLPNRVHIVITRQKDYHPEGCIVVDSIEKAIAACPENEDSYIIGGGEIYNLALPYTDIIEITKVHHTFEADAFFPKISKSEWQLVESEENFKDDKHLFDYTYETYIRK, from the coding sequence ATGATTATAATGATAGCGGCTGTTGCCGAAAATAACGAGCTTGGAAAAAACAATGAATTAGTTTGGCATTTACCAAATGATTTTAAAAGATTCAAATCACTTACAACGAATCATCATATTATTATGGGAAGAAAAACTTTTGAAAGCTTCCCGAAACCACTCCCAAACAGAGTTCATATTGTGATAACACGCCAAAAAGATTATCATCCGGAAGGCTGTATTGTAGTCGACAGTATCGAAAAAGCAATTGCCGCTTGTCCCGAAAACGAAGATTCGTATATCATTGGCGGAGGCGAAATTTATAATCTTGCCTTGCCTTATACAGATATTATTGAGATCACCAAAGTGCATCATACTTTTGAAGCAGATGCTTTTTTTCCAAAAATCAGCAAAAGTGAGTGGCAACTGGTAGAATCTGAAGAAAACTTTAAAGATGATAAACATCTTTTTGATTATACGTACGAAACATACATTAGAAAGTAA
- a CDS encoding isoamylase early set domain-containing protein yields MSLKKQFIKTKPVVKVTFSIDAKDASSAAVVGDFNNWNVEEGTLSKLKNGTFKATYDLVKDAIYEFKYVIDGSYVNDPEADSYKWNDFAGSENSVLVV; encoded by the coding sequence ATGTCTTTAAAGAAACAATTTATTAAAACGAAGCCGGTAGTTAAAGTTACATTTTCTATTGATGCTAAAGACGCAAGTTCGGCTGCGGTTGTTGGCGATTTTAACAACTGGAATGTTGAGGAAGGAACTTTGAGTAAGTTAAAAAACGGTACTTTTAAAGCTACCTATGACTTGGTTAAAGATGCAATTTACGAGTTTAAGTACGTAATTGACGGAAGTTATGTTAATGATCCTGAAGCAGATTCTTATAAATGGAATGATTTTGCAGGAAGTGAAAATAGTGTTTTAGTAGTATAA
- a CDS encoding 2TM domain-containing protein, protein MEKEAHEQYEYARRRLRQKKILYFHFVLFLLGSLFLFIANRFFGFGANTDQNWCVWGITIWFFIFILHFIKVYITDRFMNKKWEREQIDRLVGLQQKRISQLESRIIEDTENKI, encoded by the coding sequence ATGGAAAAAGAAGCGCACGAACAATACGAATATGCCCGAAGAAGACTTAGACAGAAAAAGATCTTATACTTTCATTTTGTACTTTTTCTGCTAGGAAGTTTATTTTTATTTATTGCCAACAGATTTTTTGGTTTTGGCGCTAACACAGATCAAAACTGGTGTGTTTGGGGAATTACGATATGGTTCTTTATCTTTATTTTACACTTTATAAAGGTGTACATTACAGACAGATTCATGAATAAAAAATGGGAAAGAGAACAAATTGACAGACTTGTTGGCTTACAGCAAAAAAGAATTAGTCAATTAGAATCCAGAATAATTGAGGATACCGAAAATAAAATTTAG
- a CDS encoding TrmH family RNA methyltransferase, translating into MVSKNQIKLISSLHQKKQRFANQLFFAEGVKVIQELLLSNFELEHLYTTLNDFEEVHSSKRTLIYEQDLKKISALSTPNSCLAVFKIPSENKIINSGLVLALDDIRDPGNLGTILRLCDWFGIKQIICSKETVDIYNPKVVQATMGSIARVNVNYVDLKNFIAEANVPVFGTFMDGENIYQSNLPQSGIIIMGNEANGISSEIEKIVTSRLTIPRFGELQKTESLNVATATAIILSEFKRNS; encoded by the coding sequence ATGGTTAGTAAAAACCAAATAAAACTTATATCAAGTTTACATCAAAAAAAGCAACGTTTTGCAAATCAATTATTTTTTGCCGAGGGAGTAAAAGTAATTCAAGAATTGTTGTTGTCCAATTTTGAATTAGAGCATTTATATACGACTCTAAATGATTTTGAAGAAGTTCATTCCTCAAAACGTACGCTTATTTATGAGCAGGACCTTAAAAAAATTAGTGCCCTATCAACTCCAAATTCGTGTTTGGCAGTTTTTAAAATTCCATCCGAAAATAAAATTATCAACTCAGGTTTGGTTTTAGCGCTTGACGATATTCGCGACCCCGGAAATCTGGGAACGATTTTGCGTCTTTGTGACTGGTTTGGTATCAAACAAATTATTTGTTCTAAAGAAACTGTCGATATTTATAATCCAAAAGTAGTTCAGGCAACTATGGGGTCTATTGCCAGAGTAAATGTGAATTATGTTGATTTGAAAAATTTTATTGCTGAAGCCAATGTTCCTGTTTTTGGAACTTTTATGGATGGCGAGAATATTTATCAATCTAATTTGCCTCAAAGCGGAATCATTATCATGGGTAATGAAGCCAATGGAATATCATCAGAGATTGAAAAAATAGTTACAAGCCGACTCACAATTCCAAGATTTGGAGAGCTGCAAAAAACCGAAAGTTTAAACGTAGCTACTGCGACAGCAATTATTCTTAGTGAGTTTAAACGAAATAGTTAG
- a CDS encoding porin family protein, with the protein MKKTVVLLLLVLTTNGYSQFAKSMFSKDPIINLENWQKQRLYFGYYLGFNSFDFKFDYKTPGPDIQVKKTTGFNVGVVADLRLQEYINLRFEPGLYYTKRDLYYPNLPLEKDYLREVNSTYIHFPLLLKFSSLRTGNIRPYLVGGMSTTLNLSSNAKSKDDNFEGKFRVKQWTAAYEVGFGIDFFSEYFIFSPSIRGMFGITDELIRDNPAKGPSPWTDNIDSMKSRAILINFTFH; encoded by the coding sequence ATGAAAAAAACTGTAGTCTTACTTTTATTAGTCTTAACGACAAACGGATATTCTCAATTTGCTAAAAGTATGTTTAGCAAGGATCCTATTATAAATCTTGAAAACTGGCAAAAACAACGCCTGTATTTTGGTTATTATTTAGGTTTTAATAGTTTCGATTTTAAATTTGACTACAAAACTCCCGGTCCGGATATTCAGGTAAAAAAGACTACCGGTTTTAATGTAGGTGTTGTAGCCGATTTAAGACTACAGGAATATATCAATTTGCGTTTTGAGCCAGGTTTGTATTATACCAAACGTGATTTGTATTATCCAAATTTACCTTTAGAAAAAGATTATTTACGAGAAGTAAACAGTACTTATATTCACTTTCCATTATTATTAAAATTTTCTTCACTGCGTACAGGAAACATTCGCCCATATCTTGTTGGCGGAATGTCTACAACATTGAATTTATCCAGCAACGCAAAATCAAAAGATGATAATTTTGAAGGGAAATTCAGAGTAAAACAATGGACCGCTGCTTACGAAGTAGGTTTTGGAATTGACTTTTTCTCTGAATACTTTATCTTCTCACCTTCTATAAGAGGTATGTTTGGCATTACAGATGAATTAATTCGCGACAATCCTGCAAAAGGACCAAGCCCATGGACAGATAATATCGATTCTATGAAATCGAGGGCTATTTTAATTAATTTTACTTTTCATTAA